The following coding sequences are from one Microtus pennsylvanicus isolate mMicPen1 chromosome 1, mMicPen1.hap1, whole genome shotgun sequence window:
- the Ppp2r1a gene encoding serine/threonine-protein phosphatase 2A 65 kDa regulatory subunit A alpha isoform, with the protein MAAADGDDSLYPIAVLIDELRNEDVQLRLNSIKKLSTIALALGVERTRSELLPFLTDTIYDEDEVLLALAEQLGTFTTLVGGPEYVHCLLPPLESLATVEETVVRDKAVESLRAISHEHSPSDLEAHFVPLVKRLAGGDWFTSRTSACGLFSVCYPRVSSAVKAELRQYFRNLCSDDTPMVRRAAASKLGEFAKVLELDNVKSEIIPMFSNLASDEQDSVRLLAVEACVNIAQLLPQEDLEALVMPTLRQAAEDKSWRVRYMVADKFTELQKAVGPEITKTDLVPAFQNLMKDCEAEVRAAASHKVKEFCENLSADCRENVIMTQILPCIKELVSDANQHVKSALASVIMGLSPILGKDNTIEHLLPLFLAQLKDECPEVRLNIISNLDCVNEVIGIRQLSQSLLPAIVELAEDAKWRVRLAIIEYMPLLAGQLGVEFFDEKLNSLCMAWLVDHVYAIREAATSNLKKLVEKFGKEWAHATIIPKVLAMSGDPNYLHRMTTLFCINVLSEVCGQDITTKHMLPTVLRMAGDPVANVRFNVAKSLQKIGPILDNSTLQSEVKPILEKLTQDQDVDVKYFAQEALTVLSLA; encoded by the exons ATGGCAGCTGCCGACGGGGACGATTCACTCTACCCCATTGCGGTGCTCATAGATGAACTCCGCAATGAAGACGTTCAG CTTCGCCTCAATAGTATCAAGAAACTCTCCACCATCGCCTTGGCCCTTGGGGTTGAACGGACCAGAAGTGAGCTCCTGCCCTTCCTTACAG ACACTATCTATGATGAAGATGAAGTCCTCTTGGCCTTGGCTGAACAACTGGGAACCTTCACCACTTTGGTGGGAGGACCTGAGTATGTGCACTGCCTGCTG CCACCCCTTGAGTCACTGGCCACAGTGGAGGAGACAGTAGTACGAGACAAGGCGGTAGAATCCTTACGGGCCATCTCACACGAGCATTCACCTTCCGACCTAGAGGCTCATTTTGTGCCTCTGGTGAAGCGGCTGGCGGGTGGAGACTGGTTCACCTCCCGCACCTCAGCCTGCGGCCTCTTCTCGGTCTGCTACCCCCGAGTATCCAGTGCTGTGAAGGCAGAACTTCGACA GTACTTCCGGAACCTGTGCTCAGACGACACCCCCATGGTGCGGCGGGCCGCAGCCTCCAAGCTGGGGGAGTTTGCCAAGGTCCTGGAACTAGACAATGTCAAGAGTGAGATCATTCCCATGTTCTCTAACCTGGCCTCTGACGAGCAG GACTCGGTGCGGCTGCTGGCAGTGGAGGCATGTGTGAACATTGCCCAGCTTCTACCCCAGGAGGACCTGGAGGCCTTAGTGATGCCCACCTTGCGCCAGGCTGCTGAAGATAAGTCCTGGCGTGTCCGCTACATGGTGGCTGACAAGTTCACAGAG CTCCAGAAAGCAGTGGGGCCTGAGATCACCAAAACAGATCTAGTACCTGCCTTCCAGAACCTGATGAAGGACTGTGAGGCCGAGGTGAGGGCCGCAGCCTCCCACAAGGTCAAAG AGTTCTGTGAGAATCTCTCAGCTGACTGTCGGGAGAATGTGATCATGACCCAGATCTTGCCCTGCATCAAG GAGCTCGTTTCAGATGCCAACCAACACGTCAAATCAGCACTGGCTTCAGTTATCATGGGCCTCTCTCCCATTCTCGGCAAAGACAACACCATCGAACACCTCTTGCCACTCTTCTTGGCTCAGCTCAAGGATGAG TGTCCCGAGGTGCGGCTGAACATCATCTCCAACCTGGACTGCGTGAATGAGGTGATTGGTATCCGGCAACTCTCTCAGTCCCTGCTCCCTGCCATAGTGGAGCTGGCTGAGGATGCCAAGTGGCGAGTGCGGCTGGCCATCATTGAGTACATGCCTCTGCTGGCTGGACAGCTG GGTGTGGAATTTTTTGATGAGAAACTCAACTCTTTGTGTATGGCCTGGCTGGTGGATCATG TCTACGCCATCCGTGAGGCTGCCACCAGCAACCTCAAGAAGCTAGTGGAGAAGTTTGGGAAGGAGTGGGCCCATGCCACTATCATCCCCAAGGTCTTAGCCATGTCTGGAGACCCTAACTACCTGCACCGCATGACCACACTCTTCTGCATCAAT GTGCTGTCTGAGGTCTGTGGGCAGGATATTACCACCAAGCACATGTTGCCCACAGTGCTTCGTATGGCTGGGGACCCAGTTGCCAATGTCCGCTTCAATGTGGCCAAATCACTACAGAAGATAGGACCCATTCTTGACAACAG cACACTGCAGAGTGAAGTCAAGCCCATCCTGGAAAAGCTGACGCAGGACCAGGATGTAGATGTCAAGTACTTTGCCCAGGAGGCGCTGACTG TTCTGTCTCTTGCCTGA